From the Leptolyngbya sp. CCY15150 genome, the window AAATGCTGCCGAGTGGCACAAAATCACCGGCTATATTCCCATTACCAATGGAGCGATCGCCCTGTTGGAAGAAGAAGGGTGGTATGAGCAGAACCCCAATAGTAAGGTCGCGAGCGATCAACTAGCTGAGTCTGAAACCACACCGGCAACCTTGGGCGTGCTGGCTGGTAACTTTGTCGCCATCCGGGATGTAGTCACCAGCACGGCGGAGCAACTCTTGGTGACGCCGGAGCAGTCGGTGGATGAGGCTTTGGACGCTGCTAACCAAGAGGCCAACCGCTTGTTGGACGATTACAACGCCCTGCAGGCTGAGTAGGCTGCCTCACGCTGAAACCCTCCTAACCTGACTCAGCAAAAACTGCACTCAAGGTTCCTCTTGCTCAAGGGGGAATCGCTTGAGACTTAAGGTTTCGCTGAGTCAGGGAGATTGGGGGGATCGGCAAGTGATGCTCGGAAGACATGAGATAGGAAGGCCATGGGTGGTTTAGTGGTAGGGTTGCTGATGCTCACAGCGGCGCTGGGGGCGGTGGTTATGGCGATCGCATTTCGGCGACGGCAGCGGTCAGCAGGAATGGGGGCATTTGTGGGGGCGATCGCGGCGGCGGTGGGCTCCCTGAGCTTGATGATGCCCCTAGGATTTTGTACGTTTGCAGCAGAGCGATCGCCCTTGGATCGGGGCTTTGGCGTGTTTTTAGTGCTATTGGGTGCTGGGATTGCCCTAGGGCTCGTCAACTGGCTTTCGACGCTCATCGGGGGCGATCGCTCCCATCGCTTGGGACTAGAGGCAGCCATGCCGGGGCAATTTAAGACCCATTGGATCGTACCGCTGCTGCTGCTAGCTCCTACGCTGTTGATCCTGCTTATTTTTATCTACTATCCAGCGCTTGATACTTTTAGCCTAGCGACCCGCTTAGCCCGTCTCAGCACACCCCGCACTCAGTTTGTCTGTGTGCGCAACTTTACGGAACTGATTGATCCTAGCTATAGCAGCCGAGACCTCGTGGTTATCGGGATGACAGCGCTACTGGGATATGGTGTTTTCTACTGTCAGCAGCGGGGATTCACCGACTCTAGGCTCTACTGGCTGGGGCAACGGTTGTTGTGGTTAGGAGCGATCGCCTCTGGCTATATCCTGGTCATGGGCTTGTGGAGTGATGATTATCGCCTGATTTTCTTCAACACGATCTTGGTAGCTGTTTTCACCGTTGGGATCGGACTTGCGATCTCGTTAGGACTCGCGGTCTTAGCCTATCAACCCATTCAGGGCGCTAGTATCTACCGTACCTTGTTGATTTGGTCTTACGCGATCTCACCAGCCGTGGCAGGGGTGATCTTTGCCATTATGTTTAATCCAGTTGTTGGAGTGGTGAATCATATTCTAGTGACGGTTTTCCATGCTAGCGCCTTGCCCTGGTTCACCGATCCTTTTCTAGCAAGATTTGTCCTCATCCTTGCCAGCATCTGGAAGCAGCTAGGATACAATATTCTATTCTATATCGCGGGCTTGCAGACCGTGCCTAAAGATTTGCTAGAGGCCGCCACCCTAGATGGAGCCAGCCGCTGGCAGCGTTTTCTGGTCATTGTCTTGCCTGCATTATCTCCGATCACCTTTTTTCTGATTATCACCAATCTTACCTACACCTTCTTTGACGTTTATGGCACCATTGATTATCTAACCAAGGGTGGCCCCAGTGGCGCAACCTCTGTTGCTATCTATGAAATTATTCGGGTGGGTATTCGCAGCGATCGCGATCTAGGACAAGCAGCAGCCCAGTCGATCATCTTATTCCTCATGGTCATTGGTGTCACCCTTGTACAGTTTCGCACCAGTGGCCGCCGGGTTAACTATGGAGCCTAATATGTCAAAATCTGAATTATCTCGCCGCGCTAAGGGCGATCGCTTCCCTGGGTGGCCTCGACGCTGGCCCATTCACTTACTGCTCTGTCTTGCCTGTATGTTAGTAGGTATTCCATTGCTCTATGCCATGCTGGTGAGTACCCAGAGCAACGCTGAGGTTATTGCCTTTCAAATTACCCCCGGCTCTTCCCTGGGTCAGAATATTTGGGTAGCGATGGTATCTCGAAACCTTGGTCGTTACATGTTGAATAGCACCATTCAGGCGGCGATCGTAACCGTGGGAAAAACTATCCTGTCGCTATTGGCAGGGCTAGCCTTTGTTTACTTTCGCTTTCCCGGCAAGTGGCTAGTCTTTAGCTTTGTTCTGGTCACCCTAATGATGCCCACAGAATTGCTGACGATTTCTCTCTTTCGTATTGTGGCAGGTGGTTTTCAGTGGGGTGATAGTCTCTATGCCCTCACGGTTCCTTTTCTGGCAAGCGCTACCGGTGCGTTTCTCTTTCGCCAACACTTTGCCAACTTACCGGCTGAACTCTCAGAAGCAGCTCAACTCGATGGAGCAGGGCCCTTAATCTTCCTTTGGCGGATTCTTCTGCCCCTGAGCTGGAACGCAATCGGTGCCCTTGCTGTGATTCAGTTTGTTTATGTATGGAATATGTATCTCTGGCCTGTGTTAATTATCCGGAGCGATCGCCTGCAGGTTGTGCAGATGGGACTCAGCAGCATTCAAAGTGCTGGTGATACAGGAACAGCCTATGGCCCCTTGATGGCAGGGGCAATTCTGGCTAGCCTACCCCCACTGCTTGTTTTTATCCTGCTGCAAAAACAATTTATGAGCGGCTTTCAAATTTCTCGCGAGAAATAATAATGGGGCATATTCATGTGCGAGCCTCTTGCTAAAGTATCTCATGGGAAGGTGACTCATCCTGAATCATGGCGATCGCACATCCAGACCGCTCAAAATATCGCGAATCTTCATGGGTTGAGTCTCGGTGCCACAGCCCATGCCCCTCATGTACATTTATGACATGTACTATGACATGTACAAGTCACCATGCCAGATATCATGACGACTCTTCATAAACGTCTCCCACAACTTTTCCACGAAAGACAACGTAGTTATAGATATTGTAGAACAACATGATGGGAATTAGGACGCCGATGAAGGTCAGCATGAACACGAGAGCGCTGGGAGCGGCGGCAGCTTGATAGATGGTGATCTGATTTGGAATGATATAGGGAAAGACAATCATGCCTAGGCCAATAAAGGTAAGCAAGAAAATCAAGATGGTCCAAACGAACGGGGTATTCTCTTCTTCTTTGTTGAGGCTGCGCAGCAAGAGCCCTACCAGGATGATTCCTAAAACTGGAATAATGGAAAAAATGTAGATTAAGGGTGGGCTAAATAATCGGGTTCTTGCTGCTTCATAGACGATGGGGGTTGTAATCGTAATGAGTACAGCTCCCACTAAGGTAGTGATGGCGGCTAGCTTCGCAGTACGGAAATGGGTTTTTTGTAGGTCTCCTTCAGTTTTTAAGATGAGATAAGTAGATCCAATCAAGACATAGCCCTGGATTAAGGCAAGGGCCACAAGGAGCGATCGCCAGTCTAGCCAATCCCAAGTGGAGCCGATAAAGTGACCAGCTTCATCCACTGCAATTCCTTCAATAACACTTCCGAGTGAAAAACCTTGCCCCAGAGCTGCGATGAAACTTCCTGCTCCAAAAGCAGCATTCCAAAATAATTTTCGATCCGAATGTTCTCGAAATTCAAAAGCAACGGCTCGAAAAATTAGCCCAAAAATCATCATGAAGATGGGAATATAGAGGGCGCTGAGGATTGTGCCATAGGCTAAGGGAAAGGCTCCAAACAAAGCACCTCCCATCAGTACGAGCCATGTTTCATTGGCGTCCCAAATATTGCCGAGACTGGTCATTAAAATGCTGCGCCGCTCTTCATCGGAACTCGTGAGGGACAGAATGCCCACACCGAGATCAAATCCATCGAGCATGACGTAGAGGAAGAGAAATAGAGCCAGAATGACAAACCAAACCTGCGGTAGAAAATGTATGAGTGCGTCCATAGGTCTTACTGTTGAGTCTCGATGGGGCGTTGATCCGGTACAAATGTGGCAGGTTCCGTTTCGATCGCAACGGCAGGATCAAGGTTAGGAATGGTTAACTCCATGTTGGGGCCTTGACGGATAATTCGACTGCCAAAGTATAGCGTTGAAACAAACAGAATCGAGTAAATAACAGCAAATAGGGTAAGAGATGTCAAAACATTGCCGGCGGGAAGCTGAGACGCAGCATCGGCCGTGCGGATTTGACCATACATCGTCCAGGGTTGCCGTCCCACACAGCGTACAATCCAGCCCGACTCAACAGCAATATAGCCCAAGGGAGCCGCAAAAATCCAAGTGCGCAGCAGCCATGTTTGGCGAGCAATTTTTTCGCTTGAAAGATTTCCAAGCATCCACTGCAACAGACTCCATAGCATCAGCCCTGCTAAAAAGAAGCCAATACCGCTCATGATTCGGAATGAGTAGTAGATCAATCCCACCATGTGAGGGCGATCGCTAGAGGGCCATTCTTTTAATCCCAAAACTGGCGCAGATAGATTTTTCTTAAATTCTAGAATGTAGCCTAAACCATTGGGAATGCTAATTTCCCAGGTGTTGCTTTGTGTTGATTCATCGGGCAACGCTAGTAAACTCCAATCTGCAGGCTGTCCAGCCGGGCTGGTATCCCACTTAGCTTCCATGGCAGCGAGCTTGGTCGGTTGATACTGAGCAACCTGCTCAGCGCTGAGGTGACCGATATAGATCTGGAGGGGCGTGACGGCGATCGCGGCAGCCAACACAATCTTTAGGGATTGACTGAAAAATGCTTGATGGCGATTGTTGAGGATATACCAGGCGCTAATGCCGCCAATGACAAACAGCGATGTTTCCAGCGTGGCAAAAAACATATGCGACACGCTTTTAATCATAAAAGGATTAGCGATCGCTTGGAAGTAGTCACTGACAATAAACTTACCGTCCACCATTTCTCCACCTGCTGGACTTTGCAGCCAAGAATTGGCCACCAAAATCCAAAATGTCGATAGGTTAGCACCGAAGGCAACCATAATGGTGGCCAGGTAGTGAATAACTGGGTTAACCCGTCCCCAGCCAAACAGCATAATGCCTAGAAACCCAGCTTCTAGCATAAATGCCATAGCACCTTCAAAACCTAGGATGCTGCCAAAAAAATCGCCTACAGCTTCTGAAAAGGGTGCCCAGTTCGTTCCAAACTGAAACTCCATGGGCAGCCCTGATGCCACCCCAATCCCAAAATTGAGAACGTAGAGTTTTGACCAAAACCGAGCATGGCGGTAATAGTCAGGATTGCGCGTTTTCAGCCATAGTCCTTCTACAATCACCAGATAGATGGCCATTCCAGTCGTCAGGACAGGCCAAAGCATATGAAAGATAGCAGTTAGGGCAAACTGCATCCGAGAGAGTGCAACTGTGTTTGATAAAAGATCCATGGGTTCTCGATGATTAGACTAAGTATTAAGCTCTCAGAATTACTAATACTGTACGTCGTAAACAAGGCAGGCAACGCTTGTCCTGCAAAAGTTTTAAGATTTTCAAGGATTAATCTACTGTGGGGGCCAAAGGGTGGTTGTTCAACCTAAAGTGATGATTCAAATTTGATAGAATGAGCGATCGCCCCAAAGTTGATCCAAAATTCTAACCAGGTGATATAGTAGGCGAGCATCAAGAGATGTGCGAGCGATCGCACCCATGTGTTGCATTGAGGCATGGCTCTAAGTGTTTAGCATTCTACTGCTTGAACCTTGAGAAATTCTTGAGAAACATCTAGGTTCTAGTTGAAACTCTCTTCAAGACTTGATCCTTTCTTAAAAAGAACCAGGTTTTGATCAAGATTCAAGCTAGGCTAGACGCTGCTAATTGCTGAGCCCAGTTCAAAACAACACGATTTAAACGATAGTCTAAGTCCTGTTGTTAGTTAGCAACACCTGTATCTTATCTATGTGAGATTGCTGAGATGAGCATTTCACACTACCATCATCGTTCCTGCATAATTCCTTACTGCATTGATTAGCCAGCTTTGGGTTTAAATTAATCAGGACAATACCATGCAAGCATCTATTTGCACGTTGTTTGAAGGAGACTACCATTATGGAGTGGGAGTTCTAGCTAATTCTCTTTATCAACGAGGATATCGAGGAACGATATGGGTAGGCTATCGTGGAAACTTACCACCTTGGGCATCAACTGCTAAGCAAAGTGAAGGCTATCAAGAATTGGTGGCTGCCGATGGACTGTGTCTGCGATTTATACATATAACAGCAGATACGTATTTCTCTTTTTACAAACCTGAATTCATGCAGATTCTCTGGAAAGACTATTGCCCAGAGGCAGAAGCCATGTTCTATTTTGACCCTGACATTGTAAATCGTAGCCTGTGGGATTTCTACGAGCGATGGGTTCAACGGGGTGTTGCTCTTTGTGAAGATGCCTGGCCCTATTTCCTCACCTCTAATCATCCAATTCGCCTAGCTTGGCGAGACTATATTGAAACTAAGGGATATCCCTGTCTTCGATTATTGGAACGGTACTATAACGCCGGATTTGTGGGCATCCACAAGGATCATGCATCTATTCTTTCCCTATGGTCAACCCTGATCACCTTGTTCAGGAATGATGATGCATACATGTCTCGTGGCTCAGATCACCGCTATCCATACATTAATCTGCATGACCAAGACGCCTTAAACATTGCACTCATGGTTAGCATGTATCCTATGAGTACTGTAGGGCCAGAAGGTATGGATTTTACCACTAGAGGTTTTCTGATGTCCCATGCAGCAGGCGCAAACATCGTCAAACCATGGAGAAAGAAACTCATCGCCAAGGCACTTGGCGGGGTATCTCCTTCTTATACAGATAAACTATTCTGGCAACATGCAACATCTCCAATTCCAGTCTACTCACATCGCTATGTGGATAGAAAAAAACTTGCCCTGCGGATTGCTTCAGCAATTGGACGTTTTATTCGTCGTAGCTAAGGTTAGTGTAGATCTGACGAGTTTTTCTAGGGCTTCACCTTCTGCGATAAGAATTTGGGGCTTCACGCTCAAGATTGCTAGCTAGCATCCGCGCTGGCGTTTCTGAATGCAGGTATGAAGTCCTAAATCTGTCCTCACCCCAGCCCTCTCCGCAGGGAGAAGGGTTGGGGATGAAAGCAAATCATATCTCGATTTTGCAACGCCGCATCTGCACCTATGCAGGCAAAACCCGCCTAGGCGGGGTCATGAAGGTCAATGATTCAGTAAAAGACGACTTAGTTTGTTGAGCTGTAAGTTCAAGCACTGGACACTAGCATTTATCAGTCAATTGGGGTTAAGATAGGGAGAGGGTAGCGCTTAATAGGATAGACTAATGATAGTTAATTCTCTCGTTTCAAGCAAAATCTAGGATTAAATTACTTTCAGGACATACTTCTATGACTGGCGAGACCCAGACTGATCCGAAAGTTTATGCTACTCCAACGGCTGAGCATGTTTCCTTGGGGGGAACGATTCGCTCCGTTTTGTTTTGGATTCCCACGGTATTGTTGTTTATCGCGATCGCTCAAGGTGTGCAAATGGATCGCTTGGAACGCAAGGCCCCCCAGTTGGTAGCAGCGTTATTGGCCAGTACCCTATGGAATGGTTTAGTGGGCGGGGTGCGGGTGGCGGCAGAGTGGGAACGTGGTGTGATCCTGCGGCTTGGCAAATTTCAGACTATTCGCGGCCCTGGCTTATTTTACACGATTCCAGGTTTAGAGTATGTGCGGTTTGTGGATACGCGCACCTTGGTGGTCAATATTCCTCAGCAAAAGGCGATTACCCGTGATAACGTACCTGCTGTTATCGACAGTGCCCTATTTTTCATGGTGCGGGATCCAGCCTTAGCGATTACCTCGATTCAAGATTTTCGCTTCGCTATTTCCCAATATACCCAAGCTGCCCTGCGGGATGTGGTGGGAGCGTCTACCCTTGATGAACTATTGTCAGAGCGCGAGCAAGTTCAACAGCGGATTGCCAGTATTGTGGAAGAACGGGTGCAGGCCTGGGGGCTGAATATCGACTCTATCCAGCTCCAGGATTTCGAGCTACCAGAAGATTTGAAGCGGGTTATGTCTCGTCAAGCCGCCGCTGAACGGGAAAAACGCGCCACCATTACCAAAGCTGAGGGCGATCGCCTCGCGGCCCAGAATCTAGTCGATGCAGCGAATCTGATGGCGGAAAATCCTATTGCCTTGGAACTCAAGACCCTGCAGGCTTTAGATAGTTTAGGGAATAATGTATCCAACACGGTTATCCTGTTTCCCATAGAGTTGGCCAGAGCTATGAAAGCGATCGCCCCTCCTTCTCCTGAGCCCTAGTGGGATTAAAGCGACATATGACCATAATGGATATAGCTCCAGGTCGCAGACGAGGATGGACTGCCAAAGATTTTGGGGGTTTCATCATACTCAACTAACTGTCCTACAAGGCGATCGCCCTCGGAAATCACGTTGAAGAATGCTAAGCGATCGGTAATGCGGGCCGCTTGGCGCAGATCGTGGGTTACCATCACAATCGTATAATGCTGCTTCATTTCAATGAGTAAGCTACTGATGCGATCGGCGGAGACTGGGTCAAGGGCGGCGCAGGGTTCATCCATTAAGATAATATCTGGCTGTAGGGCAATGGTGCGGGCAATACAAAGGCGCTGCTGCTGACCGCCGGAGAGCAGCATGGCATTTTTATTCAAGTCTGCCTTTACCTCTTGCCAGAGACCTACCTGACGCAACACCTGCTCCACAATAGCGTCAATATCTTGCCGACAGCCATTCACCCGTAGCCCAAGGGCGATATTGTCGTATACCGATTTGGGGAAAGGATTGGGTTGCTGAAACACCATGCCAATTCGGCGACGCACAATGGTATCGGGTATGGCGTACAAATTCTGTCCAGCCAGACGAATCTGTCCTTTGATCGTAGCAGCGGGTACAAAATCAAGGAGTCGATTAAAGCAACGCAATAGGCTACTTTTGCCACAGCCTGAGGGGCCAATGAGTCCCGTGATTTGTTTAGGATAGATCTTGAGATTGACTTGGTGCAAAATGGTCTGACCGCTGTAGGCGATCGCTAAGTCCTGAGCTTCTAAAATAGCCATGTCTGGCCTAGCCTGAGACATGGAAGAAAATAAAGTAGGCATCCACAAACTCCTAGCGAACATAGCGACTATGGAAATCTCGGAGCAGCACGGCTGCAAGGTTGAGCAGGAACACTAATCCGCCTAGGACTAAAATGGCGGCGGCGGCATTGACCTGATAGCCATCCTGGGGACGGGCGGCCCAAAAGAAGATTTGGGTGGGCAAGGTCGAAAACGGATCTTGGAGTCCGGCAATCGATAAGGATGGAGCAACACTGACAAAGGCGATCGCTCCGATGGCAATGAGGGCAGCGGCTTCTCCGGCAACGCGGGATAGCGCCAGCATAATTCCCGTAATGATACCTGGTGCAGCCGCTGGTATGATGACGTGACACAGCGCCTGGAGTCGGCTCATGCCTACACTGTAGCCAGCTTGCCGGAGCTGACTCGGCACAGAGCGCAGAGCACTGCGGGTAGTAATAATGACTAGGGGCAGGGCAATAATGGACATCACCAGCGCTGCAGAGAGCAGACTGCGTCCGCCGGTAATTGGAGAAAGCTGTCGGACAAAGAGCGCTAGTCCTAGGAGACCATAGAGGATGGAGGGAACAGCAGCTAAGTTAGCAATCAAGACGTCTAGGGCACGATTTAGGGGGCGATCGGGGATATATTCCTCTAGGTAAATTGCGGCTGAGATACCAATGGGAATGGTCATCATGGCCGTCATCAACATCAGCAACGTTGTTCCCACTAAGGATGCATAGATGCCTGCATCTTCTGGGCGACGAGATGGAAAGTTGACGAGAAAGTCCCAGCTTAGTCGGCTAAACCCACTGCGAAAAGCTACAAGAGCCATCAGCAATAGCGTCAAGATGCCCACCATGACGGACAAGAATCCTAGAACCGTCAGCAGGCGATCGAGCCATTGCCGCCGGTTGAGATTGCCGCGAAATGCCACTGGCGGCAAGGTCATGGCTGGAGCGATCGCCCCTAGGGGAAGCGTTCCCTGCAGCATGTCTACTGATGGAATGAGCAGTTGCTGCATCCCTTTTTTATAGCGATGCAGCAACCATCGCCCGAAGCTATTGAGAGATAAGGTGATTAAAAACAAGACCATGCCCGCCGCAAAAATGGTATGAAATCTCAGGGAATCGGAGGGTACATCGCCTAAGCTCACCTGGATAATATAGGCCGTGATGCTGGAAATAGGAACTAAGGGATTGAGGGTGAGGTGGGGGCGTTGTCCGGCAGCGATCGCTGCAATCATCGTTTCTCCCAGGCTGCGGCTGGCAGCGAGGGTGTAGGAGGCAAGAATCCCCGGCAGGGCGGCGGGCAAGATGATGTGCTGAATCACCTCTCGCTTAGTAAACCCTAGGGTGTAGGCTCCCTGTCGAAGGGTAGCGGGTATGCTGCGCAGCGTATCTTCACCAATGGATGAAATGATCGGTACAATCAACACCCCGGTCACCAATCCAGCACTCAGGGCGTTAAACACCGACAGGCTGGGTATCACCCTCT encodes:
- a CDS encoding phosphate ABC transporter ATP-binding protein, translating into MPTLFSSMSQARPDMAILEAQDLAIAYSGQTILHQVNLKIYPKQITGLIGPSGCGKSSLLRCFNRLLDFVPAATIKGQIRLAGQNLYAIPDTIVRRRIGMVFQQPNPFPKSVYDNIALGLRVNGCRQDIDAIVEQVLRQVGLWQEVKADLNKNAMLLSGGQQQRLCIARTIALQPDIILMDEPCAALDPVSADRISSLLIEMKQHYTIVMVTHDLRQAARITDRLAFFNVISEGDRLVGQLVEYDETPKIFGSPSSSATWSYIHYGHMSL
- a CDS encoding SPFH domain-containing protein — translated: MTGETQTDPKVYATPTAEHVSLGGTIRSVLFWIPTVLLFIAIAQGVQMDRLERKAPQLVAALLASTLWNGLVGGVRVAAEWERGVILRLGKFQTIRGPGLFYTIPGLEYVRFVDTRTLVVNIPQQKAITRDNVPAVIDSALFFMVRDPALAITSIQDFRFAISQYTQAALRDVVGASTLDELLSEREQVQQRIASIVEERVQAWGLNIDSIQLQDFELPEDLKRVMSRQAAAEREKRATITKAEGDRLAAQNLVDAANLMAENPIALELKTLQALDSLGNNVSNTVILFPIELARAMKAIAPPSPEP
- the pstA gene encoding phosphate ABC transporter permease PstA, which produces MSLPSFKSPKPTRDRPGSWVDALAHTAFAIAAAIPTMIAIAIMATFIYQSFLFFREVSLGRFLTDTSWTPLFSNQGYGIIVLVAGTGLISTIAMLFAVPVGTLAAIYLSEYAKDPARQVLKSALETLSGIPTIVFGYFAISFVTPALQRVIPSLSVFNALSAGLVTGVLIVPIISSIGEDTLRSIPATLRQGAYTLGFTKREVIQHIILPAALPGILASYTLAASRSLGETMIAAIAAGQRPHLTLNPLVPISSITAYIIQVSLGDVPSDSLRFHTIFAAGMVLFLITLSLNSFGRWLLHRYKKGMQQLLIPSVDMLQGTLPLGAIAPAMTLPPVAFRGNLNRRQWLDRLLTVLGFLSVMVGILTLLLMALVAFRSGFSRLSWDFLVNFPSRRPEDAGIYASLVGTTLLMLMTAMMTIPIGISAAIYLEEYIPDRPLNRALDVLIANLAAVPSILYGLLGLALFVRQLSPITGGRSLLSAALVMSIIALPLVIITTRSALRSVPSQLRQAGYSVGMSRLQALCHVIIPAAAPGIITGIMLALSRVAGEAAALIAIGAIAFVSVAPSLSIAGLQDPFSTLPTQIFFWAARPQDGYQVNAAAAILVLGGLVFLLNLAAVLLRDFHSRYVR
- the cydB gene encoding cytochrome d ubiquinol oxidase subunit II codes for the protein MDALIHFLPQVWFVILALFLFLYVMLDGFDLGVGILSLTSSDEERRSILMTSLGNIWDANETWLVLMGGALFGAFPLAYGTILSALYIPIFMMIFGLIFRAVAFEFREHSDRKLFWNAAFGAGSFIAALGQGFSLGSVIEGIAVDEAGHFIGSTWDWLDWRSLLVALALIQGYVLIGSTYLILKTEGDLQKTHFRTAKLAAITTLVGAVLITITTPIVYEAARTRLFSPPLIYIFSIIPVLGIILVGLLLRSLNKEEENTPFVWTILIFLLTFIGLGMIVFPYIIPNQITIYQAAAAPSALVFMLTFIGVLIPIMLFYNIYNYVVFRGKVVGDVYEESS
- a CDS encoding sugar ABC transporter permease, whose protein sequence is MGGLVVGLLMLTAALGAVVMAIAFRRRQRSAGMGAFVGAIAAAVGSLSLMMPLGFCTFAAERSPLDRGFGVFLVLLGAGIALGLVNWLSTLIGGDRSHRLGLEAAMPGQFKTHWIVPLLLLAPTLLILLIFIYYPALDTFSLATRLARLSTPRTQFVCVRNFTELIDPSYSSRDLVVIGMTALLGYGVFYCQQRGFTDSRLYWLGQRLLWLGAIASGYILVMGLWSDDYRLIFFNTILVAVFTVGIGLAISLGLAVLAYQPIQGASIYRTLLIWSYAISPAVAGVIFAIMFNPVVGVVNHILVTVFHASALPWFTDPFLARFVLILASIWKQLGYNILFYIAGLQTVPKDLLEAATLDGASRWQRFLVIVLPALSPITFFLIITNLTYTFFDVYGTIDYLTKGGPSGATSVAIYEIIRVGIRSDRDLGQAAAQSIILFLMVIGVTLVQFRTSGRRVNYGA
- a CDS encoding cytochrome ubiquinol oxidase subunit I — its product is MDLLSNTVALSRMQFALTAIFHMLWPVLTTGMAIYLVIVEGLWLKTRNPDYYRHARFWSKLYVLNFGIGVASGLPMEFQFGTNWAPFSEAVGDFFGSILGFEGAMAFMLEAGFLGIMLFGWGRVNPVIHYLATIMVAFGANLSTFWILVANSWLQSPAGGEMVDGKFIVSDYFQAIANPFMIKSVSHMFFATLETSLFVIGGISAWYILNNRHQAFFSQSLKIVLAAAIAVTPLQIYIGHLSAEQVAQYQPTKLAAMEAKWDTSPAGQPADWSLLALPDESTQSNTWEISIPNGLGYILEFKKNLSAPVLGLKEWPSSDRPHMVGLIYYSFRIMSGIGFFLAGLMLWSLLQWMLGNLSSEKIARQTWLLRTWIFAAPLGYIAVESGWIVRCVGRQPWTMYGQIRTADAASQLPAGNVLTSLTLFAVIYSILFVSTLYFGSRIIRQGPNMELTIPNLDPAVAIETEPATFVPDQRPIETQQ
- a CDS encoding carbohydrate ABC transporter permease, with the protein product MSKSELSRRAKGDRFPGWPRRWPIHLLLCLACMLVGIPLLYAMLVSTQSNAEVIAFQITPGSSLGQNIWVAMVSRNLGRYMLNSTIQAAIVTVGKTILSLLAGLAFVYFRFPGKWLVFSFVLVTLMMPTELLTISLFRIVAGGFQWGDSLYALTVPFLASATGAFLFRQHFANLPAELSEAAQLDGAGPLIFLWRILLPLSWNAIGALAVIQFVYVWNMYLWPVLIIRSDRLQVVQMGLSSIQSAGDTGTAYGPLMAGAILASLPPLLVFILLQKQFMSGFQISREK